One region of Acidobacteriota bacterium genomic DNA includes:
- a CDS encoding DUF1592 domain-containing protein, with amino-acid sequence MSVRNCLLGIAVFATLGGPGIVAAQAPAPASHNAVAGKYCTTCHNDRVKAGELDLAKVNFDDPSSNPDILEKVVAKLRFRAMPPSPAPKPDEATYSNLLSYLTIELDKHAASAPNPGRPASVHRLNRTQYTNSIRDLLALEVDGASLLPADDSGGFDNMGEVLSVSPVLMEKYMAAARKISRLALGNPAIPPDSAIYGISPNLVQGDRMSEELPFGTRGGTAIKHHFPLDGEYEIKVRLLRSEGYVLGIAEPHFLDLRIDGKRIKLTEVGGGNKGRTAGVEYLDGDNDQLYYERNADANLNFRIPVEAGTRLVQVSFLNDRGADEGLFNKRERLTLLDAIASSNDRQASDPDVSSVAIAGPFSVQGPGESASRKRIFSCNPSRSASAPASTDEQTACARRILSTLARQAYRGHSNAAAVEPLMKLYELGSKAGLGNSFEAGIETALNGLLVSPQFLFRVEREPAAGTPDAPFQLSDLEIASRLSFFLWSSLPDEELLNAAEQGQLRNAPALDVQVKRMLADRRSRNLIDDFAGQWLLLRNVKTKIPNRDVYPEFDENLRQAFDQETQLFLESQIMADRPVPELIAADYSFLNERLAHFYGVPDIKGSHFRQVKLADNARRGLMGQGSVLMLTAYANRTSVVQRGKWVLESLLGVPVPPPPPNVPGLKEKGEGGKGTMRQMMEAHRANPMCSGCHSLMDPIGFALENFDGIGKWRTADDGAPIDSSGTLPDGTKFQGVNELRTLMQQRSELLAYAVTEKLLMYALGRTIEPYDAPAIRKIVRDAAASDYRWSSIINGIAASTPFQMRRSRPL; translated from the coding sequence ATGTCCGTTCGGAATTGTCTTCTTGGAATCGCGGTTTTTGCCACTCTCGGTGGGCCCGGTATAGTCGCCGCGCAAGCTCCCGCTCCGGCCTCACACAACGCGGTGGCCGGCAAGTATTGCACCACCTGCCACAATGATCGCGTCAAGGCCGGCGAACTGGATCTGGCCAAGGTCAACTTCGATGACCCGTCGAGCAATCCCGACATTCTTGAAAAGGTTGTCGCCAAGCTGCGCTTCCGCGCCATGCCGCCTTCGCCCGCGCCCAAGCCGGACGAGGCAACCTACAGTAACCTGCTTTCCTATCTGACCATCGAGCTCGACAAGCACGCTGCTTCCGCGCCCAATCCGGGCCGGCCCGCGTCTGTCCATCGCCTGAATCGCACGCAGTACACCAACTCGATCCGCGACCTGCTGGCGCTCGAGGTGGATGGCGCATCGCTGCTCCCAGCGGACGACTCCGGCGGCTTTGACAACATGGGCGAAGTGCTCTCCGTCTCGCCCGTGCTGATGGAGAAGTACATGGCCGCGGCGCGCAAGATCAGCCGGCTGGCCTTGGGAAATCCGGCGATCCCGCCCGATAGCGCCATTTACGGCATCTCGCCCAATTTGGTTCAGGGCGACCGCATGAGCGAAGAGTTGCCGTTCGGCACGCGCGGCGGCACGGCCATCAAACACCACTTCCCGCTCGATGGCGAGTACGAGATCAAAGTCCGCCTGCTGCGCTCCGAGGGCTACGTGTTGGGCATCGCCGAGCCGCATTTCCTCGACCTGCGCATTGACGGCAAGCGCATCAAGCTGACCGAAGTCGGCGGCGGGAACAAGGGTCGCACCGCGGGCGTCGAGTATCTCGACGGCGATAACGACCAGCTCTACTACGAGCGCAATGCAGACGCGAATCTGAATTTCCGCATCCCAGTCGAGGCCGGAACGCGGCTGGTGCAGGTGTCATTCCTGAATGACCGCGGGGCCGACGAAGGCCTGTTCAACAAGCGCGAGCGGCTGACACTGCTCGACGCCATCGCCTCCTCCAACGACCGCCAGGCCAGCGACCCGGACGTCAGCAGCGTAGCCATCGCCGGGCCGTTCAGCGTGCAGGGACCGGGCGAATCGGCGAGCCGCAAAAGGATTTTTTCGTGCAATCCGTCCCGCTCCGCTTCCGCCCCTGCTTCCACCGATGAGCAGACGGCCTGCGCGCGCAGGATACTCTCCACGCTGGCTCGGCAGGCCTATCGCGGGCACTCGAACGCCGCCGCGGTCGAGCCGCTGATGAAGCTCTACGAACTCGGCAGCAAGGCCGGCTTGGGGAACAGTTTTGAAGCAGGCATTGAGACGGCGCTGAACGGATTGCTGGTCAGCCCGCAGTTCCTGTTCCGCGTGGAGCGCGAACCCGCCGCTGGCACGCCCGACGCGCCGTTCCAGTTGAGTGATCTGGAGATCGCCTCGCGCCTGTCGTTCTTCCTGTGGTCGAGCTTGCCCGACGAAGAGTTGCTGAACGCCGCCGAGCAGGGCCAACTTAGGAACGCCCCGGCGCTCGATGTTCAGGTCAAGCGCATGTTGGCCGACCGCCGCTCCAGGAATCTCATCGACGATTTCGCCGGCCAGTGGCTGCTGCTGCGCAACGTGAAGACCAAGATTCCCAATCGTGATGTCTATCCCGAGTTCGATGAGAACCTGCGCCAGGCCTTTGATCAGGAGACGCAACTCTTCCTCGAGAGCCAGATCATGGCCGACCGGCCGGTGCCGGAGCTGATCGCCGCCGACTACAGTTTTCTGAATGAGCGCCTCGCGCACTTCTACGGCGTGCCAGACATCAAGGGCAGCCACTTCCGGCAGGTGAAGCTCGCCGACAACGCCCGCCGCGGTCTGATGGGACAGGGCAGCGTGCTGATGCTGACCGCCTACGCCAACCGCACCTCCGTGGTCCAGCGCGGCAAATGGGTGCTGGAGAGCCTGCTGGGCGTCCCCGTCCCGCCGCCCCCGCCGAACGTGCCGGGCCTGAAGGAAAAAGGCGAAGGCGGCAAGGGCACCATGCGCCAGATGATGGAAGCGCATCGCGCCAACCCGATGTGCTCAGGCTGCCATTCGCTGATGGACCCCATCGGCTTTGCGCTGGAGAACTTCGACGGCATCGGCAAGTGGCGCACCGCCGACGATGGCGCGCCCATCGATTCCTCCGGCACGCTGCCGGATGGGACAAAATTTCAAGGCGTCAATGAGCTGCGCACGCTGATGCAGCAGCGCTCCGAGTTGCTCGCTTACGCCGTTACCGAAAAGCTTCTTATGTATGCGCTGGGGCGCACGATTGAACCCTACGACGCCCCGGCCATTCGCAAGATCGTCCGAGATGCTGCGGCGAGTGACTATCGCTGGTCCTCGATCATCAATGGCATCGCCGCCAGCACGCCGTTCCAAATGAGGAGGTCACGACCGCTATGA